Proteins from one Stenotrophomonas aracearum genomic window:
- the ahpC gene encoding alkyl hydroperoxide reductase subunit C, with product MSLINTQIKPFEANAYQNGEFIKVSDATLKGQWSVLIFMPAAFTFNCPTEIEDAADHYAEFKKAGAEVYIVTTDTHFSHKVWHETSPAVGKAQFPLVGDPTHQLTNAFGVHIAEEGLALRGTFIINPEGVIKTLEIHSNEIARDVSETLRKLKAAQFTAANPNQVCPAKWKEGEKTLTPSLDLVGKI from the coding sequence ATGTCGCTCATCAACACCCAGATCAAGCCGTTTGAAGCCAACGCCTACCAGAACGGCGAGTTCATCAAGGTTTCCGACGCCACCCTGAAGGGCCAGTGGTCCGTCCTGATCTTCATGCCGGCCGCCTTCACCTTCAACTGCCCGACCGAGATCGAAGACGCCGCCGACCACTACGCCGAGTTCAAGAAGGCCGGCGCCGAGGTCTACATCGTCACCACCGACACCCACTTCTCGCACAAGGTGTGGCACGAAACCTCGCCGGCCGTCGGCAAGGCCCAGTTCCCGCTGGTCGGCGACCCGACCCACCAGCTGACCAACGCCTTCGGCGTGCACATTGCAGAAGAAGGCCTGGCGCTGCGCGGCACCTTCATCATCAACCCGGAAGGCGTGATCAAGACCCTGGAGATCCACTCCAACGAGATCGCCCGTGACGTCTCCGAGACCCTGCGCAAGCTGAAGGCTGCCCAGTTCACCGCCGCCAACCCGAACCAGGTCTGCCCGGCCAAGTGGAAGGAAGGCGAAAAGACCCTGACCCCGTCGCTGGACCTGGTCGGCAAGATCTAA
- the prmC gene encoding peptide chain release factor N(5)-glutamine methyltransferase, translating into MTLAPQEIRQLLADAARDLPGVEGRHEAELLLLHVLGRERGWLFAHATDLIDPASAAAFAGLLQRRLAGEPVAYLLGRRGFWTLDLAVSPDTLIPRPETERLVELALERLPEDTPLRVADLGTGSGAIALALARERPQARVLATDMSAGALAVASGNARAHGLDNVAFREGSWHAPLAGERFDLIASNPPYIASGDPHLVRGDLRFEPASALASGDDGLDDIRVIIEGAQAHLLPGGWLLLEHGWDQGGAIRALLDAAGFVEVDTAVDLEQRDRVSLGRRPATLE; encoded by the coding sequence ATGACCCTCGCCCCCCAGGAGATCCGCCAGCTGCTCGCCGACGCTGCCCGCGACCTGCCGGGGGTGGAGGGCCGGCATGAGGCCGAGCTGCTGCTGCTGCACGTGCTGGGGCGGGAGCGTGGCTGGCTGTTCGCGCACGCGACGGACCTGATCGACCCGGCCAGCGCGGCGGCCTTTGCGGGTCTGTTGCAGCGCCGCCTGGCGGGTGAGCCGGTGGCCTACCTGCTGGGCCGGCGCGGGTTCTGGACGCTGGACCTGGCGGTCAGTCCGGACACGCTGATTCCGCGCCCGGAAACGGAGCGGCTGGTGGAGCTGGCGCTGGAGCGGCTGCCGGAAGACACGCCATTGCGGGTGGCCGACCTGGGCACGGGCAGCGGGGCGATCGCGCTGGCGCTGGCCCGCGAGCGGCCGCAGGCGCGGGTGCTGGCGACGGACATGAGCGCGGGGGCGCTGGCGGTGGCGTCCGGCAATGCGCGCGCGCATGGGCTGGACAATGTGGCGTTCCGCGAGGGCAGCTGGCATGCGCCGCTGGCGGGGGAGCGTTTCGATCTGATTGCGAGCAACCCGCCGTACATCGCCAGTGGCGATCCGCACCTGGTGCGGGGGGACCTGCGTTTCGAGCCGGCCAGTGCGCTGGCGTCGGGCGACGATGGACTGGACGACATCCGGGTGATCATCGAGGGCGCGCAGGCACACCTGCTGCCGGGCGGCTGGCTGCTGCTGGAGCATGGCTGGGACCAGGGCGGGGCGATCCGCGCGCTGCTGGATGCGGCGGGGTTCGTGGAGGTCGACACGGCGGTGGACCTGGAACAGCGCGACCGGGTGAGCCTGGGCCGGCGGCCGGCAACGTTAGAATGA
- the pip gene encoding prolyl aminopeptidase — MRTLYPAITPYDVGSLKVDDRHTLYFEQCGNPHGKPVVMLHGGPGGGCSDKMRQFHDPAKYRIILFDQRGAGRSTPHADLVDNTTWDLVADIEKLREHLKVERWQVFGGSWGSTLALAYAQAHPQCVTELVLRGIFMLRRWELEWFYQEGANRLFPDAWEHYLAPIPAVERHDLISAFHRRLTSDDEATRLAAAKAWSVWEGATSFLHVDADFVNSHEDPRFALAFARIENHYFVNGGFFEVEEQLLRDAHKIADIPGVIVHGRYDVVCPLQNAWELHKAWPKSTLEISPASGHSAFEAENIDALVRATDRFAG, encoded by the coding sequence ATGCGCACGCTGTATCCCGCGATCACCCCTTACGACGTTGGCAGCCTGAAGGTCGACGACCGGCATACGCTGTATTTCGAGCAGTGCGGCAATCCGCACGGCAAGCCGGTGGTGATGCTGCATGGCGGCCCGGGCGGCGGCTGCAGCGACAAGATGCGGCAGTTCCATGATCCTGCGAAGTACCGGATCATCCTGTTCGACCAGCGCGGTGCGGGCCGTTCGACGCCGCATGCGGACCTGGTGGACAACACGACGTGGGACCTGGTGGCGGACATCGAGAAGCTGCGCGAGCACCTGAAGGTGGAGCGCTGGCAGGTGTTCGGCGGAAGCTGGGGGTCGACGCTGGCGCTGGCGTATGCGCAGGCGCATCCGCAGTGCGTGACCGAGCTGGTGCTGCGCGGGATCTTCATGCTGCGCCGCTGGGAACTGGAGTGGTTCTACCAGGAAGGGGCGAACCGTCTGTTCCCGGATGCGTGGGAACACTACCTGGCGCCGATCCCGGCGGTGGAGCGGCACGATCTGATTTCGGCCTTCCACCGTCGCCTGACCAGCGACGACGAAGCGACGCGGTTGGCGGCGGCGAAGGCATGGAGTGTGTGGGAGGGGGCGACCAGTTTCCTGCACGTGGATGCGGACTTCGTGAACAGCCATGAAGACCCGCGCTTCGCGCTGGCGTTCGCACGCATCGAGAACCATTACTTCGTCAACGGCGGTTTCTTCGAGGTCGAAGAGCAGCTGCTGCGCGACGCGCACAAGATCGCCGACATCCCGGGCGTGATCGTGCACGGCCGTTACGACGTGGTCTGCCCGCTGCAGAACGCCTGGGAACTGCACAAGGCGTGGCCGAAGTCGACGCTGGAAATCAGCCCGGCGTCTGGACACTCGGCATTCGAAGCGGAAAACATCGACGCGCTGGTGCGCGCGACGGATCGTTTTGCAGGTTGA